One segment of Candidatus Taylorbacteria bacterium DNA contains the following:
- a CDS encoding putative glycoside hydrolase → MRKTIIAHSLLGFLFILFASVYLFFPSFFSKKHEMALSAQKVDDSLQNEIPLLPAPPLITHIKTPAIVKAVYMTSWAAGTASFQKRIFDILDTTEVNSVVIDIKDYSGKLAFKTPNNTYLTEFGSEENRIPDIVGLLQTLHEKNIYVIGRIAVFQDPYFVQKFPDLAVKRKSDGGVWKDKKGISWIDVGAKEVWDYVIAISKEAHSLGFDELNFDYIRFPSDGNMSDIYYPKSHGREKPVVMREFFSYLYDNLKLNLGSQGVGSVKNEDEKKDEIMISADFFGLTTTSKDDLNIGQVFEDALPFFDFVSPMVYPSHYPPTYNGYKNPADHPYEIVKFAMDSAVLRATNASTTPQKIRPWLQDFDLGADYTKDMVRAQMKATYDAGLTSWMLWDPRNIYTKEALLKE, encoded by the coding sequence ATGAGGAAAACCATTATCGCTCACTCTCTACTCGGTTTCCTTTTCATCTTGTTTGCATCTGTGTATTTATTTTTTCCTTCTTTCTTCTCAAAAAAACACGAGATGGCACTCTCGGCTCAAAAGGTTGACGATTCTCTCCAAAATGAAATTCCCCTTCTGCCCGCGCCTCCCCTAATCACCCACATAAAAACTCCAGCGATTGTAAAAGCTGTCTACATGACAAGCTGGGCGGCAGGCACCGCTTCCTTTCAAAAAAGAATCTTTGATATTTTGGATACAACCGAAGTTAACTCTGTTGTCATAGATATAAAAGACTATTCGGGAAAACTGGCTTTTAAAACGCCGAATAACACATACTTAACGGAGTTCGGCTCGGAAGAAAATCGCATTCCCGATATTGTAGGTTTATTGCAAACGCTTCACGAAAAAAATATCTACGTCATCGGCAGAATCGCTGTATTTCAAGACCCTTACTTTGTGCAAAAATTTCCCGATCTTGCAGTAAAAAGAAAAAGCGACGGAGGCGTCTGGAAAGATAAGAAGGGAATATCATGGATTGACGTGGGTGCTAAGGAAGTGTGGGATTATGTGATTGCGATTTCAAAAGAGGCGCACTCACTGGGATTTGATGAGCTCAACTTCGATTACATTCGGTTCCCTTCGGACGGAAATATGTCCGATATCTATTATCCGAAATCACATGGACGCGAGAAGCCCGTCGTCATGAGAGAATTCTTTTCATATCTCTACGATAACCTCAAGCTCAATTTAGGCAGTCAAGGAGTGGGATCTGTAAAAAATGAAGACGAAAAAAAGGATGAGATTATGATTTCCGCAGATTTTTTCGGCCTCACCACGACGAGCAAGGATGACCTCAATATTGGCCAAGTTTTTGAAGATGCGCTTCCCTTTTTCGACTTCGTCTCACCTATGGTTTACCCTTCGCATTACCCTCCGACTTACAATGGATATAAAAATCCTGCCGACCATCCGTACGAGATTGTGAAATTTGCAATGGATTCTGCCGTTTTACGCGCTACCAATGCGTCAACTACGCCTCAAAAAATACGCCCTTGGCTCCAAGATTTTGATTTAGGGGCGGACTATACCAAAGATATGGTGCGCGCTCAAATGAAAGCGACGTATGACGCGGGACTCACTTCCTGGATGCTTTGGGATCCAAGAAATATTTACACCAAGGAAGCACTTCTAAAAGAGTAG
- the rsmI gene encoding 16S rRNA (cytidine(1402)-2'-O)-methyltransferase, translated as MSTFYVIGTPIGNLEDITLRALRILKEVDLILCEDTRVTAKLLKHYGVSTPKESYHEHSKSAKIERIIELVREGKNIALVSDAGTPGISDPGSFLVAKIREACKDEVTIVSVPGPSALTAFLSISGAPTNDFTFLGFLPHKKGRETLFKEMDESSRATVFYESPHRILKTLESLVKMVNKKRVVVGRELTKMYEEIVSGTPSDVLQYFKSQKEKVRGEFVVLVFPSS; from the coding sequence ATGTCAACATTTTACGTTATAGGGACTCCAATCGGCAATCTCGAAGACATCACTCTTCGGGCTCTTCGCATTTTGAAAGAAGTCGACCTTATTTTATGCGAAGACACTCGGGTGACAGCAAAACTTTTGAAGCACTATGGGGTGAGCACTCCCAAAGAAAGCTACCACGAGCACAGTAAGAGTGCCAAAATTGAACGCATCATTGAGCTTGTTCGAGAAGGGAAAAATATCGCTCTCGTTTCTGACGCGGGGACTCCCGGAATTTCCGACCCCGGCTCTTTTTTGGTGGCAAAAATCCGCGAAGCCTGCAAAGACGAAGTGACGATTGTTTCCGTTCCTGGTCCATCCGCTCTCACCGCCTTTCTTTCTATTTCGGGCGCACCAACCAACGATTTCACATTCTTGGGTTTTCTGCCCCACAAGAAGGGGAGGGAAACGCTGTTTAAGGAGATGGATGAATCTTCACGCGCGACGGTATTTTACGAATCGCCACACAGAATCCTTAAAACCCTCGAATCATTAGTAAAAATGGTCAACAAAAAAAGAGTGGTAGTCGGACGCGAGCTTACCAAAATGTACGAAGAGATAGTTTCAGGGACGCCTTCCGACGTCTTGCAATATTTCAAAAGCCAAAAAGAAAAAGTGCGAGGCGAATTCGTGGTTCTTGTTTTTCCGTCTAGTTAA